TGAAGGGTTAAGACTATTTGTGTTCAGGTACAAAGATGCAGGGTACGGTTTAAAATCTTAAGATTTTAAACTGGCAATAAACAGTTGCTGACACAAATAATTTAGAGAAACCATATCAAATTAAGATACATATGGCTGACCCATGATTGGTGTAAAAATTCTATATTGTTCAAATTTTTTAGATATAAATTCATCTTTAAAGCATGCCATTATGAGGCTAAGTAGAAAGAAtgctattttcaaaattaatcataaattaacttttatttttatttcaaactacTGAAGTAATACAACTTTGGCATTAGCAGTCTGACTAAGAATACAGTGCACCAGACATTCTTCTCtagttattttgctttttttttttgtttgttattatttttatttattttgagtaaTAATTTAAACCCACTGGAATGTTTTTGATTTTACTCTCCCTTAACCTAATTCTCACTGCATCCTAATAGGCCAAGCAAATGAACATCATCTGTATCTAGTCACAGTATATGTAATGAACAGCTTTTGTCAAATTCATGTTCAAATAGTTGAACATAAGCAGAGACACCTCCTGCAATAAAATCATGAACTTCCTGAGACCGTTCTAAGTATTGATGTAACTCCTTCTGCCTATtgtcactctttttttttttcctggcataaTTCCTGAATTTATCTGGACTTTTataaaggggagagagaggtgTGATTTGCATATGCAGAAAACTTTCAGTGAGCCCTGGTCATTTTAATAGCAACATCTCAACTGCAgagattaattttcttcccacaAGCTTCCAAAATTCTAGTTAGTTAAATGTTAGACACATCATAAAGAACATCATCTGAAGCCAATTATCCCCTTAACACTCCATCAAAATCCTGTAGACTATCACGAGATGTAAGTGGTACTAGAGTAAGAAGTTTGAAATTGGGAtgaaattctgtcttttcctaTTGATACTGAGTTTTGCTAttttggaagggaagggaagggaagggaagggaagggaagggaagggaagggaagggaagggaagggaagggaagggaagggaagggaagggaagggaagggaagggaagggaagggaagggaagggaagggaagggaagggaagggaagggaagggaagggaagggaagggaagggaaaagtaCTGAGGAAATCTTGTTAAATTCAACCCTGTTTTTAAATGGCTATGACCAAAATATTCATTCAGACACACTAGTGTCACCCCATTAAATTCCAACAGTGGCACCACTGGCAGAGAAAGAATGGCATTCAGATTTTTCATCATTAAGTAATCTGTTTTCATTACCTTCTCAGCAGTTTGTTTCATTTGCCTGCAGTAAGGAAActaaaattagaaaacatttcatgttCATAGTTAGTTTGCTtccaatatgaaaaaaaaaaaaaaacccaccacaagTCTATAAATTTGTCTATTGGGTTATGCCTTGTGCAGTTCTACTAAAACAGTTGTCTTTACATTATAGTGATGAACTGTAAATGGCATAGTGCATTATTTTGTCCAAAGTAATTCAAATTAATGACCCTAGAAATATTGTTTGAGGTGTCTAAGTTGTAAAGCATTGCCAATAGTCATGAATATTACCAGTAgaatttttattctcctttgtAATGTGTGCATTGCTATGTGCTAATAAACtattttctgatcattttcagAACTTGCTATCTCTTGCAGGAGTTCCATGTGCCAGTCTTATATCAGTTCCAGTAGCTTATGAATTTCAGGTAAATGCTGATAGCAAACTATCAAAAGTTTGAATGCATTGTTCTTGCTTTGACTTGCGTACTTAAGTTCTCATTTCACATTATCTAAGTGATACTGATTTTAACTGAACTCAAAAgcaagtaggaagaaaaaattgagCAAGTAAAATTGTGATCTCAGGTTCTTCTGCTAGTAACTGTGATAATAATATTAACTTAGAAAGTCTAAAAATTACTTcttagtttctttttaatttttaaagtttatataaaactttaaaaaatgagaaggaagcagaaaactaGAAAACCTAGCTCagtaagtttctttttttcttcactgagcaCACACATGCATCACTTTTCAGAAAGTGGTTCTAAAATACTGCCCTCTGACTCCAATGAGAAACAAACTAAAGCTcttcttcagaaactgaaattttaatttgcagatTGTAGCATAGAttactggatttatttttattattattcacacTGGTATAGtagaaagaaaagctcttcaTTTCCTTGACTTACAGTTCATTCACAAGTACCTTCTAAATGACTTcaaaaatgtaagcaaaagCCTGATGTTGTACTTACTAAGAAAGTAATAAGCCTTACCAATCACAGAtgacaatattttgaaatgcttaaaaaacaacaacaaaaacaaagtccATCCAAGTTGGATGGCACTAGATTAAAACACAGTTGGGAAACATGCTGTCATAGTGGTATCCAGAGACACAAACTCTTAAGAAGCTTAAAGATCAGAGGAAAAGATTAGATGCTTCGGGCTTCATAGGAACTTCTCGTGACTAAATATTGATGCCAAGACCACTTCTACAGAGAAGTGGATGGATCTTGTCTCATAAGTGAAAGCATGAAATTAACCAGCTCCGGGATTTCAAATAGGGGACCGAAGAGTAAGCTTTTccattaaataatatttaaaaaaaaaaaatcacctgtgACAAAGATACAAATGAGCACCTTTGGGctaattgttgtttttgtttgagtTCTCACAGATCTGTGCTTCCTTTGTCCTGCAGGAAGAGTTTTATAGCTTATACAGTTACTTCCATTGTAAGGCTGGTTTTATCATTaataagtagaaaaaatgtCTGTATACACATGCAaatatctgtaatttttttcaataaatctttctctgttctaaatatcttttttaaattcctgtaataagctttcagcctttctttctgACACAGCATTACAGTCCAATCAAAATTAAACACACATTTACTTAGTCTTAAAGGTCATTCAATAGTCACGCACCAAACTCACTTTAAAGGTAAAGCAGatctgaaatgtatttcctcAGATGACATTTGGCTAGAAATCCTatgcaaaatttaaatgaatCTTTTAATATCAAGTACACTATTCTAATTTCCTACAGACCATTGGTTATTTTATGCTTATGAGAAACATAAAATGTACTTATTGGCTGTactaaaaatataacaaaaggaaatacattatGACATGCTGTATGGAATATGTGTTCAAGTgcaaaaaatatggaaaactgTAATTCTTTCTGTCCTAGGTTGGCAGAATTAATTTCAGATTTGATCACCCAGCTGCTTAACAGGATCGCTGATGAGAAGCTGCAGAATTACTGTGTTAACAGAAATCTGACAGTGACAGGCAACCTGCTGTATTTCAAGAATAATGGACACATCTTGTGTGCGTGGCTCATTAACAAGACACACAGGCCAGGTCTACACTGATCACTGTGAAAAAATGGACCACAAACAGCAGCGTAGCAGATGTATCAATCTTTCTTGAAACATAAGACAGCAGAATATCAGTCTCTTTCAGATAATGTGACATTGGCCCAAGCAAAATTTCATGCCACTGTGTTAATGAAGGACCCCAGTTTTCCTGCTAATGACGGGATGTAGTGATTTCATAAAAGCTAATAGCCAAAGATGAACATTAGTAGTTAATggagcacagggaaaaaaaatagagtacaGAAAGCCAAACTGCAATTGTTTCTTCATGCTTTCTTCAGGGAATACCATCTTCGCCTTCATGAAGGACAAAAAGGCAGTTTTAAATAAGATGGCTGAGCGTTCTAATGCAGAGTATTGCCAGGTTGTGAAAATGGTTCCCTTCCATTCTCACTCCACacaatacaaacacacacacacaaaaacaaccaactaaccaaccaaaaaaaaaaaacaaaaaaaaacctagaaACACACTTGCTACTGATAGTCCACAACCAAGCAGTTACAAACTAAGCCTAAGCATGAAGTCTGGTTTTACATGGAATAAGTATTTCGTCTGTCCCCAGGAGAAACTCATGATGGCTAAAGGTAAGCACAAGTTTAAGCCCTTGCACAACTGgaattttaacaataaaaacaatacacacaaaataacaacaaaaaaagagggatgattttaaaatcatttgagGTAATAGTAACATTACAGAATTCAATTACTCTGATAGATCTATCaatgtataaataaatcagaaaatatataaaaaaaactatggaactttttttaaatgaacaatgCATATTGTCATAGCACCAATATGAAGAAACAGAGGATGTAGAATTGAATTCATTGCCTCTTTGTTCTCTAGTCAATCcatatttaaagctttaaacagcttaaatacttctgttaaatagattttgaaatttgttaaggacaatttactttttcttaagtGGATTTATTAGGAAAAACCTGAAGCTTATATTCTCTTCAGCTGTGACCAAAAAAGCCTCTCCTTTCACCTTAATAGGAACCGGGTTTATTTCCTGGATATTGGTTTTCCCAAACCTTTACATAAACTATCTACATTTCGAGACTACAGTATTAAAATCCAACAGGACTGCCAACTAGGAAGTTGTTAAAGCActtcctatttttaaatgtgacatactttttaaaatgaagaacaacTGTTGCAACAGAATGTTCTATTTTCTAACAATATTTAAGGTTACATAGCAATCTTAGTCCTAAGGACACTTAGACCTTGCTCACCACTGCAAACATGACACTCATTCTCCTTCACACACTGTGAGAGCATCTCAAATAAGCAAACGAAAACTGAAACCAACATGTAACAAAAAGGTATATaacaaaaaggaagataaatctAAATCTGTATCAGATAAACCACATCCAACTGATTACTAtgattttctgtataaaataagaaattttaaaattcagtaaaatttCTCACTGCTCAGTCTTTGAATCTGCTCTTAATATTTATACTAATGGCTATGGTTATCTGGTTATCTCCATTCTCAGTAGAGTTCACTTTAAGAGAACTTGAAACTTACCAAGATAGAACAGCTGTTTTACATTCAGTAGTCAAAAATTACATCCCTGATCCAGGGAAATACCAGCCatctacagaaaagcaaataaccTACCATAAACAAGACATGCAAAgattcttttttcctgcctttccaaATCAAGGGTCAGCCAAGTACTAAAATATGAGGACAGGCCCTTTCTGAAAGataatttttgttcttataTGTAAATCGTAATTACTTCTTGAATCTGGTGCCCTGTTCTGCTGATTGCACGCTTTACGACCTCAAAAAGCATGATCCACAGGAAATCTCGATTATGTTcctagaattttctttttagtatttaaaattgGCTTCTTGTTTATTAACAAACtatgactaaaaaaaaaaaaaaaaccaccagtcCCCAGCAGaacttggtttttgttttcatgaacaTACGGCAACATCTGTTGGCTCCCCGTTCAATGACTTCCTAGCACTGACTTGTCTGCTACCTATACGCAGTTTGCTATGCTGCACGAACACTTATTTCAAGCAGGTTGGTACTGCATATAAAGCACGTCAAGACAACTTCGCTTTCTTATAGAGCAAATGCGAATCAGCTTTTGCTTACTATTTGACTGACTGTACAACTGTTAATGTCTGGATGTCCTAATTTtgagaaattaaagcaaacagaagacaCTCCAAGTTTCAGACATTTATTAAACCCCATCAAAACACTTCCGAACAGGTGATCAAGTGCAGTGTGAGGCAAGTTTGAATGTTTCCTGGATGATAAAGCATAATTGTGCGGACGGCTTCCGGAAGACCTTTCTGTGCGGCTTGTGGAGATGATCGTGCTCCTTAGAAGTCAGGGCGGTCCTTTTTGAGCTTACTGTAGTCTACGTTGACCGAGTAGAACTAcggaagagaggaaaagaaatgaatattgATTAGAATTAGAAGCTTGATGATATGATACcatttccacagaaaatatCATTTGCCATGgtatttattataaaacatgCATCATTTGAACTTgcatcagaaaactgaaatcatAGTTTGAGTCTGTGCaacagagaagtaaaaaaaaaaaaactttcaagaaCAATAACTTTTTATGTTATCTTCATTCTGCATACAGCATTAGAAACTTTAGGTTTCAGATAAGGCAGTGCTGGTGTctacaactgaagaaaaacacgAAGAATCTCTTCTTTGATCCTCAGAATTAAAAGTCCATATACAAGAAGTTCTGACAGTACCGCTGGTTTATCCTTTTTGCCCCAAATCTGTGTGTTCCTATATAATGAAGACAACATCTAATTTGTCAAGTAGCACAAAGGATAGTAAATGTGAACATTTACAACAGTGCTGCTAAAGCCAAATTTGGTTTAAGTAAATCCATCTACAACTTCAACATGTAGCAACAAAGAAGGAAGGTAAGGACAGATCCTTTCGCACACtcaatttatattaataaagtTGCATCCCATTGCAAGCCATTCAGAACAGTCCAGATAGTCACTGAGGACAATGAACATACTAAAGGTATATTTGGCATCCAGGCTGACTTAACGTCAAGCATATGATGCTACagttgttcctttaaaaaaaggaaaggaaactaTGAAAGTATGTATTAGTTTGATTACTTTTAGTCAAGGCCAAACTCAATTTTAGTTATTAACTTCttcatatgaagaaaaaaaaaaagcccagaacTGAGAGTGGAATTAAGATTGCTTTAACACATTCAAATTACAGCTTTCTGCGCAACTCACACAGCAATCATCACTCCTTCAACTCTTCTCTTTCGAAATACTGACTTCCTCAGCCtttccaaagagaagaaagtttacaaaacaaatgcaatttcatCAAAAGCTGCAACTTAATGTTTTATCAGAGCTTTTTACTGAACAGTCATGCACAATTTAGAgcttttgccttttcatttccCACAGTAcagtcttggaaaaaaaaaatccacagtgaTACACAAACCCAAATATGGTAAACCCTAAGGTTGTGTTTGTATGCTAGCACAGACTGGGAATGCCACAGAAGGCATGCACTCTTTAAAAGAATTCATACTGCGCACAACATTGAATTTGCCTTTCTTAGATATTTAAGAAAGTCAACATTCcagaaacagcaatgaaaatgaaGCACTATGTTCTTCTTGGACTCTTAAGGGAACTGCAACATTTTATTCTGgggtgtgtttttttgcttatttgtatGATTGGCATACTAAGATATGGTACTGAATAGACAGTTGACATTGAAACTGGGgtatgtttgtttgcttttttagtAGTTTGTGGATAATCTTAAAACCATCCTCAACAGAAATCTTTAGTAGAAGAACCCCATTTTAGTAAACTACAATCTGTTTTACACATCTTTCCATGCTTTCTCATTAGTTCAATGAAATATCTTGAATATTAAAGAACCATTCTATTGCATCTATTACTTAAAGACAATTGTTTTCGAGCAATTGGCTGTAGAACTGAATTAGCGTTTATGTTAAACACTGACATTATCCTGCTTTGCTTCCCACAATTAGAGGCCAATAGTTTAGAACTTAGAAATTTTTAGTTCAAAACTTATAAggttttgttcttcttcctgttattttatttcctctgagcATTATGTGCTAGTATACTCTTCTTCTGGCACATAATACTTCTCTTTCTTAAAGAGAATTATATACATAACTGCTTCTGTACAGAGACTCCTTTTGGCCCATTATCAACCAACTCTAAGAAAGTTTTAAATCTCAAATAGCTATCTCTGCTCTGACTTCTGAAGATAAATGTATTTCCTCTGCTGTGCAACACGTCACTTACTCAGCTACTTTCTAATATACCCAAGTGTCCTAAAGCAGTAAGCTATGCTTTTGGTATCATGTTTCctaaaaatctgttgtttttgttttaccttgTACTGCTCATTGGGAGCCAGTTTATTCCAGGgttctggattatttttcttgtccCAGCTATTGAGAGAAATTCAAGATATTAGACCATATTGAGAAAAATCACAGtacttccaaaacaaacaaaatttgtaTGTATATTAGGGTTATTAGACCATGGGCAGTCATGTATCTAAATAAGTTTCTCCATAGAAAGATATGGTCCTTTGTCAGCAGTCTCTAAATGTCATATGGTAATCATACAATCAAATCTCTAAATCCAAGAAAACCCCACTAATTCAGCGCCAATAATAACAGAGCTATATATTAAGGGCTGCAGAAGCATAAAGACAAAGGCAATTAAGTTTACTTTAATAAAAGCATTACGAGGACTAACACTGTGGATTGTTTTATACATACCAGACGTCTGGGTTGAACATCGCCAAACGCATGACATACAGGGCTGCGCCAACGCCTCCTGATCCAATGATCAAAAACAGAGGTATCAACTGCAACAAAAAATGCTTCCAATGACATACTGCAATGCAACAAAATTACATTATTACACTACATTTCTAGTTACAACAATGACAAATAAAAGAACGAGCTCCAATGTTTTAAGCCGTTGCTTGTGGCCCTCTAAAATGTTGACACAAGCACGCTGTGTGCTGGGGCTTGAGAGAAGCATCACTGGGGTTTGACGTCGCTGCGGTTTGAGAAAAAGAATTACCTACAGTAACAAAAACACGAAAAAACTGCTGCTACCTCTGCAGCCACCAGtacactgcagcagcacatttCTCAGAACCCAGTACCGGCCCCTCCACAACAGCCCCCGCCATTTGCACCCCCCGGTGGCAACATAAGAAAAGGGGGCTGAGGGTTAAGGAAAAGGGCACCCGAGAGAAATGGCAGCGACACCTCGAGATTTGCAGCTCCAGGCCCATGCACAGCCGAGAAAAAAGGCGGCGTGGCCGCGGCTCACCGAGCAGCAGCGGGGCGCCCCGAGGCCGGCAACCCGGGCGCAGCCGAGGGCGCTGaggcaaggagaggagaggacatggagggagagagaacaTGGAcgggggagaaaaggggaggCGAGGCGGGCAGCGGGGAGGTCAGCACGGGTCCCCACCCGCCCGGTACTCACGCTGGGGTGCCTCTTGGCGTGGCTGACCATAAGGCGGAACATGGCGGCAGCTGGCGCAcgtcccctctccctgcccggCTCCGCAGCTCGCCCTCCCCGCCTCGCCGCCGAGGCCCAATGTCACCGAGGCCCCCGGGCGGCAGGTGCCCGCCGCCGCAGCCCGGATGTAGCGGCTCCGCCGTTCGCCTgctcgccgcccgccgccgccggccccgccgcgccgccccgaGCCCtgcgcccgccccgcgcccccctccTCAGcgcggcccccggcccgccgggcagcgccgtcccggggggctgcaggcacctgcCCGGGCACCCCGCGGACCACCCGCCTCCGCTCGGCTCGGCCCGAGGTGCGAGCGGCGCCTGCGCCTGCGAGGCTCTGAGCTCAGTAGTGCCCCTGATGTGCGATTTCTTTCACAAAGAGAGTAATCCGAGAAGTGAGATTCTTGGCACCCAGGCGTTAAGGGATGTTTGTTAGGCGGAGGGAATATCAGCGTTCCTCTGACCTGAGACAAAACAGTGCCTTTCCTAGCCTAGAAGCGGAGTAACTTAACACAAATGCCAATGGCTTGGGTGAATGAGTATTAAAGTACAATtttgaagtaagaaaaaataaaatggcagagaataaatatatgtaaGCAGACGTGCTTTATTTCACTTCCTACTTCCACAGGCTGACTTCTGCAACTCCCCAAgaattgttttgtattgttgCAGTCACGACAAGTTCTGAAAATCCCCTGGTGCCTTGCTTGTCATCCAATTATCCAACCTTTTTCAATTTGCCAGAGCCCATTTAATCTAGTTAACAGATAACTTTGCACTAGACAAAATGCTGGCAGTCGGCCATGGTCGGCACTTTGTGCAGATACACTTGACAAGTCATTGCATGCCTGCAGATTGCAGCTGGGTCGTGCCACCAGAGAAAGTTAACTTTTCTTTGGCGCGGTGCATCCCATCACTTGTCTCCCTCATTTGTTTCAGAGCTGGTAAATAGAAAGGGCTATAGGTATGGTGCTCCAAGATTTCATTAACCATTTCAATCTATACTGTAAGGAGGAGAGTATATTTCTAggttttccaaatgaaaagatGACTTCTCCATGCAgttaaaagtaatgaaaataatagtgTCACTGCTGTTTCTTGTACATCAGAGGAATCCCTGAAACCTGCAAGGTTACGCTGCTCACCCCTTAGTATGGTAGTTCAACTCTCCACAGAAAATACCAGTCGCTTAAGCAGCTGCAGAATAACTGGCAGAGACCAGAGGCCGGGTAGAT
The genomic region above belongs to Cygnus atratus isolate AKBS03 ecotype Queensland, Australia chromosome 2, CAtr_DNAZoo_HiC_assembly, whole genome shotgun sequence and contains:
- the NDUFA4 gene encoding cytochrome c oxidase subunit NDUFA4, with amino-acid sequence MFRLMVSHAKRHPSLIPLFLIIGSGGVGAALYVMRLAMFNPDVCWDKKNNPEPWNKLAPNEQYKFYSVNVDYSKLKKDRPDF